In a genomic window of Streptomyces sp. SJL17-4:
- a CDS encoding pirin family protein, with product MIRIQRTAERYPGGDPAAGIETRHALSFGPHYDPDNLRFGALLACNEERLAPGAGFDEHPHSHTEIVTWVVEGELTHHDTAGHTTVVRPGDLQRLSSAGGVRHVERNDADVPLVFVQMWLAPLSPGGEPSYEVVRGLSEPYDLPEADARLHVHRPAAGETVPVPAADFAYVHVVRGTVRLEGDDLAPGDAARIADARITDARIAGARIADARIADAPITDVRGRTLVATTDAEVLIWEMRDWRKALG from the coding sequence GTGATACGCATCCAGCGCACGGCGGAGCGGTACCCCGGGGGTGACCCGGCCGCCGGGATCGAGACCCGGCACGCCCTGTCCTTCGGGCCGCACTACGACCCCGACAACCTCCGCTTCGGCGCCCTCCTCGCCTGCAACGAGGAGCGGCTCGCGCCCGGCGCGGGCTTCGACGAGCATCCGCACAGCCATACCGAGATCGTCACCTGGGTCGTCGAGGGGGAACTCACCCACCACGACACGGCCGGCCACACCACGGTCGTCCGCCCCGGCGACCTCCAGCGGCTGAGCTCCGCCGGGGGAGTCCGCCACGTCGAACGCAACGACGCCGACGTGCCGCTCGTCTTCGTGCAGATGTGGCTCGCACCGCTGTCGCCGGGCGGGGAGCCCTCGTACGAGGTGGTGCGCGGGCTCTCGGAGCCGTACGACCTCCCGGAGGCGGACGCCCGGCTGCACGTCCACCGCCCCGCGGCGGGCGAGACCGTCCCCGTACCGGCCGCCGACTTCGCGTACGTCCATGTCGTACGGGGCACGGTCCGGCTCGAAGGCGACGACCTCGCCCCCGGCGACGCCGCCCGGATCGCCGACGCCCGGATCACCGACGCCCGGATCGCCGGCGCCCGGATCGCCGATGCCCGGATCGCCGACGCCCCGATCACCGACGTCCGGGGGCGCACCCTCGTCGCCACGACCGATGCGGAGGTCCTGATCTGGGAGATGCGGGACTGGCGCAAGGCCCTCGGCTGA
- a CDS encoding Ig-like domain-containing protein, translating into MLRIRTPRPVLAAVALTVSLTACTAQAASGPAGTGAPAADASKAPPAKVTVVDPAAGVPVTVTATGGTISEVKVVDADGGSLAGRAAAGGTRWVSDRKAAPGTRYTVEVVSRTADGKESTTRSSFETAEADKVNKLTLAPGKNTTVGIAHPVSIVFDLPVTKKADVEKQLKVTTSNATEGSWGWVKDHSGRDRADWRPRTYWKPGTKVTLEADLNGTDSGGGWFVRDYRTGFTIGAAQIVKVDLDRHKLTLDKDGRTVRTIPVSGGTPGGDKRSWRGTAVLMAKEGTINMNSETVGLGDAYDKDVDYSMRLTWSGMYAHAAPWNARYFGNANMSSGCIGMSDADAASFYGAVNVGDPFEITGKDTKGTVAEGNGYGAWNLSWEQWRKKSALA; encoded by the coding sequence GTGCTGCGCATACGCACGCCCCGTCCCGTTCTCGCGGCAGTAGCGCTGACCGTCTCCCTGACGGCCTGTACGGCTCAGGCGGCGAGCGGTCCCGCGGGGACCGGTGCTCCCGCGGCGGACGCGTCGAAGGCCCCGCCGGCGAAGGTGACGGTGGTGGACCCGGCGGCCGGCGTCCCGGTGACGGTGACCGCGACGGGCGGCACGATCTCCGAGGTGAAGGTCGTGGACGCGGACGGCGGATCGCTCGCGGGGCGGGCGGCCGCGGGCGGCACCCGCTGGGTCTCGGACCGCAAGGCGGCGCCGGGGACCAGGTACACGGTGGAGGTCGTCTCGCGTACGGCCGACGGCAAGGAGTCGACCACCCGGTCCTCCTTCGAGACGGCCGAGGCGGACAAGGTCAACAAGCTGACCCTCGCCCCCGGCAAGAACACCACCGTCGGCATCGCCCACCCCGTCTCGATCGTCTTCGACCTGCCGGTGACGAAGAAGGCGGACGTGGAGAAGCAGCTCAAGGTGACCACCTCGAACGCGACGGAGGGGTCCTGGGGCTGGGTCAAGGACCACTCGGGCCGGGACAGGGCGGACTGGCGCCCCCGTACGTACTGGAAGCCGGGCACGAAGGTCACCCTGGAAGCGGACCTGAACGGCACGGACTCGGGCGGCGGTTGGTTCGTACGCGACTACCGCACCGGCTTCACGATCGGCGCGGCGCAGATCGTCAAGGTCGACCTGGACCGCCACAAGCTGACCCTGGACAAGGACGGGCGCACGGTCCGTACGATCCCGGTCTCCGGCGGCACCCCGGGCGGCGACAAGCGGTCCTGGCGGGGCACGGCCGTGCTGATGGCGAAGGAGGGGACCATCAACATGAATTCGGAGACGGTCGGGCTCGGGGACGCGTACGACAAGGACGTGGACTACTCGATGCGCCTGACCTGGTCGGGGATGTACGCACACGCAGCCCCGTGGAACGCCCGGTACTTCGGCAACGCCAACATGAGCTCCGGCTGCATCGGCATGAGCGACGCCGACGCCGCGTCCTTCTACGGCGCGGTGAACGTCGGCGACCCCTTCGAGATCACCGGCAAGGACACCAAGGGCACGGTCGCCGAGGGCAACGGCTACGGGGCGTGGAACCTGAGCTGGGAGCAGTGGAGGAAGAAGAGCGCGCTCGCCTGA
- a CDS encoding peptidoglycan bridge formation glycyltransferase FemA/FemB family protein translates to MSALLVTAAPTERRALRLGQVTPEVYRAFLASRSGADGPSFLQVPAWAQVKDGWQHQLIGWGPESGALTGVALVLLRPFPGTRKYFAYLPEGPVADWADADIDSWLAPLLGHLRSCGAFAVRIGPGPAYRRWNAATVKAATGPGRRLSDVLADEVDPLGTAVAERLRARGWRRCGGESEDGADAQPRHVFQVPLTGRTPDDLWTGLNQEWRRNVRKARKSGVEITVGSAADLPEFYRLLRITEERDGFRLGRSLAYYERQYAVLNAEHPGRMKLYLARHEGEILAAHTMVTVGGRVWYQTGASADHRREVRPSNALQWRMLLDAHALGAAVYDLRGVPSTLDPGDRAHGLLRWKLGTGGQVVETLGEWETPMQGTTNHALFRAFQAYMARR, encoded by the coding sequence GTGTCAGCCCTGCTCGTGACGGCCGCACCCACCGAGCGCCGCGCCCTGCGGCTCGGCCAAGTGACCCCCGAGGTCTACCGCGCCTTCCTCGCGTCCCGCTCCGGTGCGGACGGGCCCAGCTTCCTCCAAGTCCCGGCCTGGGCCCAGGTGAAGGACGGTTGGCAGCACCAACTGATCGGCTGGGGACCCGAGTCCGGCGCACTGACCGGCGTCGCCCTCGTCCTCCTGCGGCCCTTCCCCGGCACCCGCAAGTACTTCGCCTACCTGCCCGAAGGCCCCGTCGCCGACTGGGCCGACGCCGACATCGACAGCTGGCTCGCCCCGCTCCTCGGCCACCTCCGCTCCTGCGGCGCCTTCGCCGTACGCATCGGCCCCGGGCCCGCCTACCGGCGGTGGAACGCCGCCACCGTCAAGGCCGCCACCGGACCCGGCCGCCGGCTCTCCGACGTCCTCGCCGACGAGGTCGACCCGCTGGGGACCGCCGTCGCCGAACGGCTCCGCGCACGCGGCTGGCGCCGCTGCGGCGGGGAGTCGGAGGACGGCGCCGACGCCCAGCCCCGGCACGTCTTCCAGGTGCCGCTCACCGGACGCACCCCCGACGACCTGTGGACCGGCCTCAACCAGGAGTGGCGGCGCAACGTCCGCAAGGCCCGCAAGTCCGGAGTCGAGATCACCGTCGGCTCCGCCGCCGACCTCCCCGAGTTCTACCGGCTGCTCCGCATCACCGAGGAGCGCGACGGCTTCCGGCTCGGCCGCTCCCTCGCCTACTACGAGCGCCAGTACGCCGTCCTCAACGCCGAACACCCCGGCCGGATGAAGCTCTACCTCGCCCGCCACGAGGGCGAGATCCTCGCCGCCCACACCATGGTCACCGTCGGCGGACGCGTCTGGTACCAGACCGGCGCGTCCGCCGACCACCGGCGCGAGGTCCGGCCCTCCAACGCCCTCCAGTGGCGCATGCTCCTCGACGCCCACGCCCTCGGCGCCGCCGTCTACGACCTGCGCGGGGTACCCTCCACCCTCGACCCGGGCGACCGTGCCCACGGGCTGCTCCGCTGGAAGCTCGGTACGGGCGGACAGGTCGTCGAGACGCTGGGGGAGTGGGAGACACCGATGCAGGGCACGACCAACCACGCGCTGTTCCGCGCCTTCCAGGCGTACATGGCCCGCCGATGA
- the murJ gene encoding murein biosynthesis integral membrane protein MurJ, whose product MTATLTAERPGRRRAKATPSALRSGALMAAGSLVSRATGFVRASVVAAALGAAAVADGYAVGNTVPTIIYTLLLGGALNAVFVPELVKAAKEHEDGGVAYTDRLLTLCVLALVALTAAAVFAAPLIVDTYTDYVGEQREMTLAFARACLPQIFFLGLFTLLGQVLNARGRFGAMMWTPVLNNVVVVSVFALFLVVSDGGALTPGETALLGWGTTAGIVLQALALVPSLRAARFRWRPRFDWRGSGLATPLRSAGWLVLLVLTNQGAYWVTTLLATSAGGTVSGGGLAAYNNAYLLWSVPHGIITVSLVTALLPRMSAAAADGDLAGVRRDVSYALRTSQAAVVPAACALLALAVPLMTVVFRYGATSGDDIRAMSWILMAFAPGLVALSGQYVCNRAFYALRDTRTPFLLNLVIAGLNAGLSCAAFHYLPTRWAVTGMAAGYTLALWAGWGLTAYVLRRRLKGSGPGSGGSGSALARLLFVAVPAAGYGLLITDLTGPAGAVPSGIAGALTVLTVFAVLAQPLRLTEVQALIGAGSGRLRGLAHRT is encoded by the coding sequence ATGACGGCCACGCTCACCGCCGAACGGCCCGGCAGGCGCCGGGCGAAGGCCACCCCGTCCGCGCTGCGCAGCGGCGCGCTCATGGCCGCCGGGTCGCTCGTCTCCCGGGCCACCGGCTTCGTCCGCGCCTCCGTCGTCGCCGCCGCGCTCGGCGCGGCCGCCGTCGCCGACGGCTACGCGGTCGGCAACACCGTCCCCACCATCATCTACACGCTCCTCCTCGGCGGCGCCCTCAACGCCGTCTTCGTCCCCGAGCTGGTCAAGGCCGCCAAGGAGCACGAGGACGGCGGAGTCGCCTACACCGACCGGCTGCTCACCCTCTGCGTGCTCGCCCTCGTCGCCCTCACCGCCGCCGCGGTGTTCGCCGCGCCCCTGATCGTCGACACGTACACCGACTACGTCGGCGAGCAGCGGGAGATGACCCTCGCCTTCGCGCGCGCGTGCCTGCCGCAGATCTTCTTCCTCGGCCTCTTCACCCTGCTCGGACAGGTCCTCAACGCCCGGGGCCGCTTCGGCGCCATGATGTGGACCCCCGTCCTCAACAACGTGGTCGTCGTCTCCGTCTTCGCCCTCTTCCTCGTGGTCAGCGACGGCGGCGCCCTCACCCCCGGGGAGACCGCCCTGCTCGGCTGGGGCACCACCGCCGGCATCGTGCTCCAGGCCCTCGCCCTCGTGCCCTCGCTGCGCGCCGCCCGTTTCCGCTGGCGGCCCCGCTTCGACTGGCGCGGCAGCGGCCTCGCCACACCGCTGCGCTCGGCCGGCTGGCTGGTCCTGCTCGTCCTCACCAACCAGGGCGCGTACTGGGTGACCACCCTGCTCGCCACCTCGGCGGGCGGCACGGTCAGCGGCGGCGGCCTCGCCGCGTACAACAACGCCTATCTGCTGTGGTCCGTCCCGCACGGCATCATCACGGTCTCCCTCGTCACCGCGCTGCTGCCCCGGATGAGCGCCGCCGCCGCCGACGGCGACCTCGCGGGGGTCCGCCGGGACGTCTCGTACGCCCTGCGGACCAGCCAGGCCGCCGTCGTCCCGGCGGCCTGCGCCCTCCTCGCGCTCGCCGTCCCGCTGATGACGGTCGTCTTCCGGTACGGGGCGACCAGCGGCGACGACATCCGCGCGATGTCCTGGATCCTGATGGCCTTCGCGCCCGGCCTCGTCGCCCTCTCCGGGCAGTACGTGTGCAACCGCGCCTTCTACGCGCTGCGGGACACCCGTACCCCGTTCCTGCTCAACCTGGTGATCGCCGGCCTCAACGCGGGGCTGTCCTGCGCCGCCTTCCACTACCTGCCCACCCGGTGGGCCGTCACCGGCATGGCCGCCGGGTACACGCTCGCGCTCTGGGCGGGCTGGGGCCTCACGGCATACGTGCTGCGGAGGCGGCTCAAGGGGAGCGGGCCGGGCTCCGGCGGTTCCGGCTCCGCGCTCGCGCGGCTGCTGTTCGTCGCCGTGCCCGCCGCCGGTTACGGGCTCCTCATCACCGACCTCACCGGCCCCGCCGGGGCTGTACCCTCCGGGATCGCCGGAGCGCTGACCGTCCTCACCGTCTTCGCCGTCCTCGCCCAGCCCCTCCGGCTCACCGAGGTCCAGGCCCTCATCGGGGCCGGGAGCGGCCGACTGCGCGGCCTCGCCCACCGCACCTGA
- a CDS encoding response regulator transcription factor: MPRVLLIEDDPSVREGVELGLRRRGHEVRTAATGEAGLDALAEFRPDLLLLDLMLPGINGVQVCRRVRESSQLPIIMLTARGDDFDVVIGLEAGADDYIVKPARTEVIEARIRAVLRRIEEPAGGRAAVEFHGELAIDRAGLTVAKAGERIALAPSELKLLLHLTAAPEQVFSRQQLLEHVWEHSYHGDARLVDACVRRLRNKIEDTPGEPRYIQTLRGFGYRFGPLGPL; this comes from the coding sequence ATGCCCCGCGTGCTCCTGATAGAAGACGACCCCTCCGTCCGCGAAGGCGTCGAGCTCGGGCTCCGGCGCCGCGGGCACGAGGTGCGCACCGCCGCCACCGGGGAGGCCGGGCTCGACGCGCTCGCGGAGTTCCGGCCGGATCTGCTGCTGCTCGACCTCATGCTGCCCGGCATCAACGGCGTGCAGGTCTGCCGCCGGGTCCGCGAGAGCAGCCAGCTGCCGATCATCATGCTGACCGCCCGCGGCGACGACTTCGACGTCGTCATCGGCCTGGAGGCAGGCGCCGACGACTACATTGTCAAGCCCGCCCGTACCGAGGTCATCGAGGCGCGGATCCGGGCCGTGCTGCGGCGCATCGAGGAGCCGGCCGGCGGCCGGGCCGCCGTCGAGTTCCACGGCGAGCTGGCCATCGACCGCGCCGGTCTCACCGTCGCCAAGGCGGGCGAGCGGATCGCCCTCGCCCCCTCCGAGCTGAAGCTGCTGCTCCACCTCACGGCCGCGCCCGAGCAGGTCTTCAGCCGGCAGCAGCTCCTCGAACACGTCTGGGAGCACAGCTACCACGGGGACGCCCGGCTGGTCGACGCCTGCGTCCGCCGGCTGCGGAACAAGATCGAGGACACCCCGGGCGAACCCCGCTACATCCAGACCCTGCGCGGCTTCGGCTACCGCTTCGGTCCGCTGGGACCGCTGTGA
- a CDS encoding HAMP domain-containing sensor histidine kinase, translating to MRPHPFGLRTRLVLAFLLVAAVGCGTTATLTYRAARNAILEQTQDTAVSAFREQIDALGIDLPVDPDSLRDSLMRIAGQGKPRAWRVYAEYGTLRVSSTDRPTSSVITPELRARAADDEAVPHGSFQRVVKNGTPYLTIAVPAVFLARSPEGPPQRTGLVFYAVMELAEEEANIEAMVMAARDGALPALAVALIPALIAARGVLRPVRELRHAAHSMGRGRLDTRIHAKGSDELADLARTFNESAAELERSVAELRNAEARARRFASDVSHELRTPLAGMLAVTEVLDEDAGSLDSDTARAVRLISAETGKLAVLVEDLMEISRFDARAAELHTDEVDAADCVRKTLQHRHWTDPAQVFPYLTEGIRARLDPRRFDVVVANLVGNALRHGEAPVTVRLWAEGDQLVTEVADRGPGIHPDVLPHVFDRFYKADQARTRSAGSGLGLAITLENVRLHGGTVTAANAPEGGAVFTVRMPL from the coding sequence CTGCGGCCACACCCCTTCGGGCTCCGCACCCGGCTCGTCCTCGCCTTCCTGCTCGTCGCCGCCGTCGGCTGCGGCACCACGGCGACGCTCACCTACCGGGCCGCCCGCAACGCCATCCTGGAGCAGACCCAGGACACCGCCGTCTCCGCCTTCCGCGAGCAGATCGACGCCCTCGGCATCGACCTGCCCGTCGACCCCGACTCGTTGCGGGACTCGCTCATGAGGATCGCCGGCCAGGGCAAGCCCCGCGCCTGGCGCGTCTACGCCGAGTACGGCACCCTCCGCGTCTCCTCCACCGACCGGCCCACCTCCTCCGTCATCACGCCGGAGCTGCGCGCCCGCGCCGCCGACGACGAGGCCGTCCCGCACGGCAGTTTCCAGCGGGTGGTCAAGAACGGCACCCCGTACCTCACGATCGCCGTGCCCGCCGTCTTCCTGGCCCGTTCCCCCGAAGGGCCGCCGCAGCGCACCGGTCTCGTGTTCTATGCCGTCATGGAACTCGCCGAGGAGGAGGCGAACATCGAGGCGATGGTCATGGCCGCCCGCGACGGCGCCCTGCCCGCGCTCGCCGTCGCCCTGATCCCCGCACTGATCGCCGCGCGCGGCGTGCTCCGGCCCGTACGGGAGCTGCGCCACGCGGCCCACAGCATGGGCCGCGGCCGGCTCGACACCCGTATCCATGCCAAGGGCAGCGACGAACTCGCCGATCTTGCCCGGACGTTCAACGAGTCGGCCGCCGAGCTGGAACGTTCCGTCGCGGAACTCCGCAACGCCGAGGCCCGTGCCCGCCGCTTCGCCTCCGACGTCTCGCACGAACTCCGCACCCCGCTCGCCGGGATGCTCGCCGTCACCGAGGTCCTCGACGAGGACGCCGGGAGCCTCGACAGCGACACCGCCCGCGCCGTCCGTCTGATCAGCGCGGAAACCGGGAAGCTCGCCGTGCTCGTCGAAGACCTCATGGAGATCTCCCGCTTCGACGCCCGCGCCGCCGAGCTGCACACGGACGAGGTCGACGCCGCCGACTGTGTCCGCAAGACCCTCCAGCACCGGCACTGGACCGACCCGGCACAGGTCTTCCCGTACCTCACGGAGGGGATCAGGGCCCGGCTCGACCCGCGCCGCTTCGACGTCGTCGTCGCCAACCTCGTCGGGAACGCGCTGCGGCACGGCGAGGCGCCGGTGACGGTCCGGCTGTGGGCGGAGGGGGACCAGCTGGTGACGGAGGTCGCCGACCGGGGTCCCGGCATCCACCCGGACGTCCTGCCGCACGTGTTCGACCGCTTCTACAAGGCGGACCAGGCCCGTACCCGCTCGGCGGGCAGCGGCCTCGGCCTCGCGATCACCCTGGAGAACGTACGGCTCCACGGAGGCACGGTCACGGCCGCCAACGCCCCCGAGGGCGGGGCGGTCTTCACGGTGCGGATGCCGCTGTGA
- a CDS encoding serine hydrolase domain-containing protein: MQSSVPSLASIENWPVPTAAAAVVRADGTLAGSHGPTGQRFPLASVTKPLAAYAVLVAYEEGAIDLDEPAGPEGATVRHLLAHTSGLAFDENRVMAAPGTRRIYSNTGFEALGDHLAKATDIPFAEYLHQAVLAPLGMTSTTLEGSPAKDAVSTVDDLVRFAAEVQAPRLLDPRTVLDAMSVTHPGLTGILPGYGHQRPNDWGLGFEIRDGKSPHWTGATSSPRTFGHFGQSGTFLWIDPDARAACVALTDRPFGAWAVEAWPPFTDAVLADLRTA; this comes from the coding sequence ATGCAGAGCAGCGTGCCGAGCCTGGCGTCGATCGAGAACTGGCCCGTCCCCACCGCGGCGGCCGCCGTGGTCCGCGCGGACGGCACCCTGGCCGGGTCGCACGGCCCCACCGGGCAGCGCTTCCCGCTCGCCTCCGTCACCAAGCCGCTCGCGGCGTACGCCGTCCTCGTCGCGTACGAGGAGGGGGCGATCGACCTCGACGAGCCGGCCGGTCCCGAGGGGGCGACCGTGCGCCATCTCCTCGCCCACACCTCGGGGCTCGCGTTCGACGAGAACCGGGTCATGGCAGCGCCGGGCACCCGCCGGATCTACTCCAACACCGGTTTCGAGGCCCTCGGCGACCACCTCGCCAAGGCGACCGACATCCCCTTCGCCGAGTACCTGCACCAGGCGGTCCTGGCGCCGCTGGGCATGACGTCGACGACGCTGGAGGGTTCGCCCGCCAAGGACGCCGTCTCCACCGTCGACGACCTGGTGCGGTTCGCCGCCGAGGTGCAGGCGCCGCGGCTGCTCGACCCGCGCACCGTCCTGGACGCGATGAGCGTCACCCACCCCGGCCTGACCGGCATCCTGCCCGGTTACGGGCACCAGCGGCCCAACGACTGGGGCCTCGGCTTCGAGATCCGCGACGGCAAGTCCCCGCACTGGACGGGCGCCACGTCCTCGCCGCGCACCTTCGGGCACTTCGGGCAGTCCGGCACGTTCCTGTGGATCGACCCGGACGCGCGCGCCGCGTGCGTGGCGCTGACCGACCGGCCCTTCGGGGCGTGGGCGGTCGAGGCCTGGCCGCCGTTCACCGACGCGGTCCTCGCCGATCTGCGTACCGCCTGA
- a CDS encoding MerR family transcriptional regulator, with the protein MASTSTSTSPNPSGTRTHHTISEVSALTGLSAHTLRWYERIGLMPHVDRSHTGQRRFTEQDLSWLAFVGKLRLTGMPVADMVRYAELVREGDHTREARRELLEATRRDVLSRITELQDTLAVLDIKISHYGTVCGGTPS; encoded by the coding sequence ATGGCGAGCACGAGCACGAGCACGAGCCCGAACCCGAGCGGAACCCGGACACACCACACCATCAGCGAGGTCTCCGCGCTGACCGGTCTTTCGGCACACACCCTGCGCTGGTACGAGCGGATCGGTCTCATGCCGCACGTCGACCGCTCCCACACCGGCCAGCGCCGCTTCACCGAGCAGGACCTGAGCTGGCTCGCGTTCGTCGGCAAGCTGCGGCTGACGGGGATGCCGGTCGCAGACATGGTCCGGTACGCCGAGCTGGTGCGCGAGGGCGACCACACCCGGGAGGCACGACGGGAGCTCCTGGAGGCCACCAGGAGGGACGTGCTCTCCCGGATCACCGAGCTCCAGGACACGCTCGCCGTGCTCGACATCAAGATCAGCCACTATGGGACCGTCTGCGGAGGAACACCTTCATGA
- a CDS encoding aldo/keto reductase gives MTRIDTVRLGGQDGPEIGVQGFGAMGISEFYGDTDEAAARDTLDAALEAGVTLIDTADAYGSGANERFLAPFLAAHRDEVTLATKFALERRADDPAYRGIRNDPAYIRAAVEGSLRRLGIETIDLYYMHRRDPEVPLAESVGAMAELVREGKVKHLGLSEVTGPELREAHAVHPIAALQSEWSLFSRDVERSAVGAAAELGVTVVPYSPLGRGFLTGAFADAAKDLTGGDFRRHQPRFTGENAERNAALLDPVRKIAAAHGATPAQIALAWVQQRASAHGLTVVPIPGTRKRSRLEENAAATRITLTAAELAELEPIAGLVAGDRYPDMRFTAVAREA, from the coding sequence ATGACCAGGATCGACACCGTACGTCTCGGCGGCCAGGACGGACCCGAGATCGGCGTCCAGGGCTTCGGCGCCATGGGCATCAGCGAGTTCTACGGCGACACCGACGAGGCAGCCGCCCGCGACACCCTCGACGCGGCCCTGGAGGCCGGCGTCACCCTGATCGACACCGCCGACGCCTACGGCAGCGGCGCCAACGAGCGGTTCCTCGCCCCGTTCCTCGCCGCCCACCGCGACGAGGTCACCCTCGCCACCAAGTTCGCCCTGGAGCGTCGGGCCGACGACCCCGCCTACCGGGGGATCCGCAACGACCCCGCGTACATCAGGGCCGCCGTGGAGGGCAGCCTGCGCCGCCTCGGCATCGAGACCATCGACCTCTACTACATGCACCGCCGCGACCCGGAGGTCCCGCTCGCCGAGTCCGTCGGCGCGATGGCCGAACTGGTCCGGGAGGGCAAGGTCAAGCACCTCGGCCTCAGCGAGGTCACCGGGCCCGAACTGCGCGAGGCCCACGCCGTCCACCCGATCGCGGCCCTCCAGTCGGAGTGGTCGCTCTTCTCCCGGGACGTGGAGCGCAGCGCCGTCGGCGCCGCCGCCGAACTCGGCGTCACCGTCGTGCCGTACTCGCCGCTCGGCCGCGGCTTCCTCACCGGGGCGTTCGCGGACGCCGCCAAGGACCTGACGGGCGGCGACTTCCGCCGGCACCAGCCCCGGTTCACCGGCGAGAACGCCGAACGGAACGCCGCCCTGCTCGACCCGGTCCGCAAGATCGCCGCCGCGCACGGCGCGACCCCGGCGCAGATCGCCCTCGCCTGGGTGCAGCAGCGGGCCTCCGCGCACGGCCTGACGGTCGTCCCGATCCCCGGCACCCGCAAGCGCTCCCGGCTGGAGGAGAACGCCGCCGCCACGCGTATCACCCTCACCGCCGCCGAGCTGGCGGAACTGGAGCCGATCGCCGGCCTGGTGGCGGGCGACCGCTACCCGGACATGCGCTTCACCGCGGTGGCGCGCGAGGCCTGA
- a CDS encoding acyltransferase, with protein MSALATMARRTAQKIESGTPAHRDRAIDGLRALALLAVPTGHWLLGGFTLSSDGAIHNASPLGTFAGLAPVSWILQMLGIFFLVGGYASVLSYRRRKGSTRAWLSARLARLGRPVLGVTAVWAALLPVLHFGFDVPVDTLRTASTLVIQPLWFVGVYTVVTALTPLCVRAARRLGVWAAAPLLGSVAVVDFLRYGPYADAVPSWLSLLNILPGWLFAYQLGVSWGEGRVTKRHARGLLIGGAALFAALLLAFGYPASMVGVPGEARTNSHPPSLLVLALAATQSGAAILLRDRLGKLLRRPVLWAPVVVVNLSAMTILCWHQTAMLSAAIPASYLGEVPGLVGAPDSVGWILARLAWMPVFAGLLVLIGRYARGFESPWARTGPGRRTLAGLLAAGFAVFALGLA; from the coding sequence ATGAGCGCCCTCGCGACCATGGCCCGCCGCACGGCACAGAAGATCGAGTCGGGCACCCCCGCCCACCGCGACCGGGCGATCGACGGGCTGCGCGCCCTGGCCCTGCTCGCCGTGCCCACCGGGCACTGGCTGCTCGGCGGGTTCACACTCTCCTCGGACGGCGCGATCCACAACGCCAGCCCGCTGGGTACGTTCGCGGGGCTCGCGCCGGTCAGCTGGATCCTCCAGATGCTGGGCATCTTCTTCCTGGTCGGCGGCTACGCCTCCGTCCTCTCGTACCGGCGCAGGAAGGGCTCCACGCGCGCGTGGCTCAGTGCCCGGCTCGCACGGCTCGGCCGCCCGGTCCTCGGCGTCACGGCCGTCTGGGCGGCGCTGCTGCCCGTGCTGCACTTCGGGTTCGACGTGCCCGTGGACACCCTGCGGACCGCGTCCACGCTGGTGATCCAGCCGCTGTGGTTCGTCGGGGTGTACACGGTGGTCACCGCGCTCACCCCGCTGTGCGTCCGGGCGGCCCGCCGCCTCGGGGTGTGGGCCGCGGCCCCGCTGCTCGGCTCGGTCGCCGTCGTCGACTTCCTGCGGTACGGCCCGTACGCCGACGCCGTACCGTCCTGGCTCAGCCTTCTCAACATCCTGCCCGGCTGGCTCTTCGCGTATCAGCTCGGCGTCTCCTGGGGCGAGGGCCGGGTCACCAAGCGGCACGCCCGGGGGCTGCTGATCGGTGGGGCCGCGCTCTTCGCCGCCCTGCTGCTCGCCTTCGGCTACCCCGCCTCGATGGTCGGCGTCCCCGGCGAGGCCCGCACCAACTCCCACCCGCCGTCGCTGCTCGTCCTCGCCCTCGCTGCCACGCAGAGCGGCGCCGCGATCCTGCTCAGGGACCGGCTCGGCAAGCTCCTGAGGCGGCCCGTGCTGTGGGCGCCGGTCGTGGTCGTCAACCTCTCGGCGATGACGATCCTGTGCTGGCACCAGACGGCGATGCTCAGCGCGGCGATCCCCGCCTCGTACCTCGGGGAGGTCCCGGGTCTGGTCGGCGCACCGGACTCGGTCGGCTGGATCCTGGCGCGGCTGGCGTGGATGCCGGTCTTCGCCGGACTGCTCGTCCTGATCGGGCGGTACGCACGCGGGTTCGAGTCGCCCTGGGCGAGGACCGGTCCGGGCCGCCGCACCCTCGCGGGCCTGCTCGCGGCGGGATTCGCGGTCTTCGCCCTGGGGCTCGCGTGA